The Gemmatimonadaceae bacterium genomic interval CGAGACGATCGCGATCGCGGCATAGCTGGGAGAAAGTCGGAGTTGGCGGAGGGCGTATCGCAGGTCGCGAAGGAGGGCGTCCATCGGCTCGCTCCGTGTCGGAGTGGGTGGGTCACGGAGCCTACGGCGGTGATCCGGCTGAAGTTTCCGCGGTCGCGATCGAAGAGTCGCGCGCTCGGGAACGGGCTCCGCCCAAAGTCCAATGGTTCGTTTGCAGGGACAGGGGCGACCATCGATGGGTCTTCCGCCTCGAGCCGGTGTGCCGAAGAAGAGCTCTTCACGCCGCGTAGCGCCCGCGCAGAACAATCCGTCTCGTGGAACACGGGGACCACGACGCGCGACGACGCTTGGTGGGGTGGCTGTCGCGGTCCTGGTCGCTGTGGGCGCGACCGCGGGGTTGCGGGCGGTTCTCACGCACTCGCCGTTTTCCCGCACCGCCGCGACCACGGCAGCGGCGGTCTTCGTCGGCAGCGAGCGGTGCCGATCCTGTCACCGCCCCGAGAGCGATGCGTGGCGCGGTTCGCATCACAAGGCCGCGATGGCCGAGGCGACGGCGAAGACCGTGTTGGGCAGCTTTGCCGACGCCACCATCGAGTACGCCGGCATGACGAGCCGGTTCTTCAAGCGCGACGGGAAGTATTACGTGCGCACCGACGGCAGCGACGGGCGTCTCGCCGACTTCGAGATTCGTTACACCTTCGGCGTCTACCCGCTTCAGCAGTACCTGGTCGAGTTGCCGAACGGAGGCGGGCGCATTCAAGCCTTGCCGATCGCGTGGGACGCGCGGTCGAAAGCCGAGGGCGGCCAGCGCTGGTTCCACCTGAACGCCGACGAACGCGTGACGAGCACCGACGAGCTCCACTGGACACGCCCGTCGCACAATTGGAACTACATGTGCGCCGACTGTCACTCGACCGCGGTGCGCAAGAACTACGACGCCGTCGCCGATCGATTCACGACGCAGTGGTCGGAAGTCAGCGTGGGGTGTGAAGCATGTCACGGTCCGGGCTCGCGTCACGTATCGTGGGCGACCGCGGGGGGGGGCGCGTCACGATCCGATTCGACCTACGGGCTGGTCAACTTGCTCAACGAGCGCCGCGACGTCCGATGGTCCGTGAGCTCGGCGACGGGCAACGCGATCCGCTCGCATCCGCGGTCCAGCGAGCGCGAAATCCAAACCTGCGCGCAGTGTCATTCGCGCCGCGCCCAAATCGCCGACGGCTACACGGCCGGAAAGCCCTACTACGACTATTACCGCCCCGCGTTGTTGGAATCGCCGCTCTACTACGCGGACGGTCAGCAGCGCGGAGAAGTGTACGAGTGGGGGTCGTTCCTGCAGAGCAAGATGTACGCGCACGGCGTGACCTGCAGCGATTGCCATGATCCGCATGGCGGCGGCTTACGCAATGCGTCCCACGATCGCCCCAGCGGCGTGTGTGCGAACTGCCACTTGGCCACGAAGTACGAAACCCCTGAGCACCAGCATCACCCCGCGGCAGCCGGCGTGACGTGCGTGTCGTGTCACATGCCGACGACCACGTACATGACCGTTGACGCCCGGCGCGATCACAGTTTGCGAATACCGCGCCCCGAGCTTACGACGCGGCTCGGCACGCCCAACGCGTGCAGTACCTGTCACTCCTCGCGCCGCGCAGACTGGGCGGCCCAGCAAGTTGCGTCGTGGCGCAACGGCGATACCGTGTTCCGCGGCCATCAGCGGTTCGCCGATGCGCTCACCGCTTCTGAACGCGGGGAGAGCGGTGCGCAGGCGTTGTTGCGCGCCCTCGTCGCCGACACGTCACAGCCGGCGATCGCGCGAGCGACCGCGGCCTCCGACTTGGCCTCCCCGGACGATCGCGCGACGCTCATGGCGGTGGCGACGGCACTCGACGCACCGAATCCGCTGCTGCGGCTCGGCGCGATGAGATCGCTGCTCATGTTCCCCCCCGCCCGGCGAGCGCAGCTCGTCGCCCCACTGTTGTCCGACTCGATGCGAGCGGTGCGCATCGACGCGGCGGGAATGCACCCTGGCAAAGCGTTCGTGACCGATGACAGCCAGCGGTCGGCGCTCGAGCAGGCGGCCAACGAATTCGTCGCCTCACAGCGCTACGACGCGGACAGAGCGGAAGGCCGGACCCGTCTCGGTACATACCTGGCCGTGCAAGGCGATCTGGCGGGCGCCGGTTCCGAGCTGCTCGACGCGATCAAACGCGATCCTTTTTTCATCCCGGCGTACGCCAACCTCGCCGACGTCTATCGCGCGCAGGGGCCGGCGCACGACGCGGATGCCGAGCAGATTCTGCGACGGGGGTTGTCGCTCGGACCGCAGAATGCCCCTTTGCACTACGCCCTTGGCCTCACCCTCGTGCGCCTCGGTCAAAAAAAGGCCGCGGTGGCCGAGTTCGAGCGCGCCACGACGCTCGCTCCAACCGACGCGCGCTTTCTATATACGTATGCCGTTGCGCTGTACTCGGCGGGTAACGTGAACGCGTCGCTGAAGATGCTCGAGAGACTTCTCGCAACGGACGAGAACAATCGCGACGCGCTCGGCGCGCTGGCGAGCTATCTCAAAGAGCAAGGTCATCCCGAGCTCGCAACGACATACGAGAACCGACTCCGTGCGCTGGAGCTCCAGGATCCGCGGTAAGAGCGATCACAAAGAAATGCGTACGAGCCCTTCGTCGCATTAGTGGAGAACCCGTAGGCCGGGACCACCGGCTTGGATTCTGCCCCCACGAGGTTGGTCGGCCCGACGACAACGCAGTCGATCGCCGAGCGTCATGGCAGTTCTAAGCAGCAACCTCACGCTGAGGGGGAGGACCATCGTGCAAATACATCCATTCGGGCGCAACCGTGGCCGGAGAACGCGGCACGC includes:
- a CDS encoding ammonia-forming cytochrome c nitrite reductase subunit c552; amino-acid sequence: MAVAVLVAVGATAGLRAVLTHSPFSRTAATTAAAVFVGSERCRSCHRPESDAWRGSHHKAAMAEATAKTVLGSFADATIEYAGMTSRFFKRDGKYYVRTDGSDGRLADFEIRYTFGVYPLQQYLVELPNGGGRIQALPIAWDARSKAEGGQRWFHLNADERVTSTDELHWTRPSHNWNYMCADCHSTAVRKNYDAVADRFTTQWSEVSVGCEACHGPGSRHVSWATAGGGASRSDSTYGLVNLLNERRDVRWSVSSATGNAIRSHPRSSEREIQTCAQCHSRRAQIADGYTAGKPYYDYYRPALLESPLYYADGQQRGEVYEWGSFLQSKMYAHGVTCSDCHDPHGGGLRNASHDRPSGVCANCHLATKYETPEHQHHPAAAGVTCVSCHMPTTTYMTVDARRDHSLRIPRPELTTRLGTPNACSTCHSSRRADWAAQQVASWRNGDTVFRGHQRFADALTASERGESGAQALLRALVADTSQPAIARATAASDLASPDDRATLMAVATALDAPNPLLRLGAMRSLLMFPPARRAQLVAPLLSDSMRAVRIDAAGMHPGKAFVTDDSQRSALEQAANEFVASQRYDADRAEGRTRLGTYLAVQGDLAGAGSELLDAIKRDPFFIPAYANLADVYRAQGPAHDADAEQILRRGLSLGPQNAPLHYALGLTLVRLGQKKAAVAEFERATTLAPTDARFLYTYAVALYSAGNVNASLKMLERLLATDENNRDALGALASYLKEQGHPELATTYENRLRALELQDPR